The DNA sequence AGTTCATCGAGGGTGCTGTGCATTCGTCGGCAACTCCGGAACGTGATCTCTCCGTACAGCTGTCGGGATGGATGCTGATGGAGGCCGCGCACACGGTGTCGCAGTGAGGGGTTCGCGCGCCGGCCGTGACCCGACCGCCAAACGCTTCGGCGAGAATGCCGCCGCAGGCCTGCTGCTGGGCTTCACCCTGCTGGCTGTGCTGTGGGCGAATTCCCCCTGGGCGCATACCTATTCGGAGTTCTGGGAGACTCCGGTCGGGCTGACCTTCGGTACTGTCCACGCCGAGCTGACGGTCAAGGAACTCGTCAACGACGGCCTGATGGCGTTCTTCTTCTTCATCGTCGGGCTGGAGGTCAAGGCACAGTTCACCATCGGCGAGCTCACCGAGCGGTCCCGGGCGGTGGTGCCGGTGCTGGCCGCGGTCGCCGGACTCACCTTGCCCGCGTTGGTCTTCTTGCTGTTCAACCCCTCCGGTGAGGCGGCCGGTGCCTGGGGCGTCGTCATCTCCACCGACACCGCCTTCCTGGTCGGGGCGCTGGCGATCATCGCCCCGAAGTATCCGGCCCGGTTGCGCACGTTCCTGCTGACGCTGGCGGTGGTCGACGATGTCGGTGCGCTGGCGGCGATCGCACTGTTCTATTCCGAGAAGATCAATCTCGTCCCGCTGGTGATCGCCGTCGCCCTGTGCGGGTGTCTGATCGCGGTGCGCTATCTCCCACCTGCGCTGCGTGGTCTGGCGTATTCGGTTCTGGCCGTGGGGCTGTGGCTAGCACTTTTTGCCGGGGGCGTACACCCGACGCTGGCCGGGGTGGCCGTGGCGCTGGTCATTCCGGTGTTCACCCCGGAACGCCAGCGAGTCGAGGCGGCCGTCGAGGTGATCCGCGTGTTCCGTCAGTCGCCGAACTCGCAGTACGCCCGCGCCGCCACCCGCAGCCTGCGAGATTCGATCTCGATCAACGAGCGGCTCGTCACCGCGTTCAGTCCGTACGTCTCGTTCGCGGTGTTGCCGGTGTTCGCGCTCGCCAACGCGGGCGTACACCTGGACGCCGGCACGATCACGGAGGCGGCGCGCTCACCGCTGACGTGGGGTGTGGTCGTCGGCCTGGTGGCCGGCAAGCTGATCGGCATCACCGGTGCGACCTGGCTGGTGCAGCGGACGGGCCTGGGCCGGCTGGCGCCTGGGCTGACCCTGCGGCGGGTGGCCGGTGGGGCGGCGTTGTCCGGCATCGGCTTCACCATCGCGCTGTTCATCGTCGACATCGCGATCGTAGACCCCCGATCGCAGGACCTGGCCAGGGTCGGCGTGCTGGCCGCCTCCGTCGTGGCATTCGCGTTGGGCTGGGCGATCTTCCGGCTCACCGACCGGTTGAGTCCACCGGTGGCGGTCGGGCTGAAGCTGGTCCGCGACATCGATCCCGATCGTGACCACTACCGCGGCCGTGTCGACGCCCCGCTGACCCTGGTCGAGTACGGCGATTTCGAATGTCCGTTCTGCAGTCGAGCCACCGGGTCGATCGACGAGGTGCGGGCGCACTTCGGCGACGACTTGCTCTACGTCTGGCGGCACTTGCCGCTGGAGCGGGTGCACCCGCGCTCGGTAGATGCGGCGCGAGCCAGTGAGGCGGCCGCGCTGCAGGGCAAGTTCTTCGAGATGGGCGCCAAGATGTTCGAGTTCCAGGACTTCCTGGAATGGCAGCACATCTACCGCTACGCCGACCAAGTCGGTTGTGACATCGCCCGATTCGATGACGATGTGCATTCGGCGAAGGTGCTGCACCGCGTCGACGACGACGCCCAGGACGCCGAGGTGATGGACCTCAACGGCACACCGACGTTCTTCGTCAACGGCGTCCGGCACAAGGGGCCCTATGATTCGGCCAGCCTGATCCGCGCGCTGGAGGCCACCCGGACGCGCTGAGCCGGTCGAGAACCTGGGCGCGACCACAAACGCCCGTCGGTGCGCCGATAGCGCGGATTCGGCCTAGGTTTGACGATGTGCAGGATGTCCTCGCGGAACTGGTCGCGGTCTGGCGGACCGGCGCAACCGCCGGTGTCGGCACCGTGGTACGCACCTTCCGCTCCGCACCTCGCCAGCCAGGCTCGGCGATGGTGGTCGCGCCCGACGGTACGGTCAGCGGGTCGGTGTCCGGCGGCTGCGTAGAGGGTGCCGTCTACCAGTCGGCCATGGAGGTCGTCGAGACCGGGCTCCCGCGGTTGGAGCGCTACGGCGTGAGCGACGATGACGCCTTCGCCGTCGGCCTCACCTGCGGTGGCATCCTCGACATCTTCATCGAACCGGTGTCCTCGCAGACGTTTCCGCATCTCGAGGCAGTTGTCGAGGCGATCGACGCGCATCGACCGGTGGCTGTCGCCACGGTGATCGCCCATACCGATCCGGCCTGGTTGGGTCGGCGGCTGGCCATCGGACCCGACACGGCCGACGGCTCGCTGGGATCCGCGCGGGCTGATGACGCCGTGATCGACGATGCCCGGGGTCTGCTCGCCGCCGGGCGCAGCGAGGTGTTGACCTACGGTCCGGACGGTCAGCGGCGCGGTCAGGGCATGGAGGTGTTCG is a window from the Mycolicibacterium anyangense genome containing:
- a CDS encoding XdhC family protein produces the protein MQDVLAELVAVWRTGATAGVGTVVRTFRSAPRQPGSAMVVAPDGTVSGSVSGGCVEGAVYQSAMEVVETGLPRLERYGVSDDDAFAVGLTCGGILDIFIEPVSSQTFPHLEAVVEAIDAHRPVAVATVIAHTDPAWLGRRLAIGPDTADGSLGSARADDAVIDDARGLLAAGRSEVLTYGPDGQRRGQGMEVFVASHAPRPRMLVFGAIDFAAAVAQQGSFLGYRVTVCDARPLFATNARFPTADEVVVDWPHRYLAAQVAARTIDTRTVICVLTHDAKFDIPLLEVALRLDVGYVGAMGSRRTHDDRVARLREAGLTDAELSRLSSPIGLDLGARTPQETAVSIAAEIIARRWSGGGRPLSEIDGRIHHDDKDSHQ
- the nhaA gene encoding Na+/H+ antiporter NhaA, coding for MRGSRAGRDPTAKRFGENAAAGLLLGFTLLAVLWANSPWAHTYSEFWETPVGLTFGTVHAELTVKELVNDGLMAFFFFIVGLEVKAQFTIGELTERSRAVVPVLAAVAGLTLPALVFLLFNPSGEAAGAWGVVISTDTAFLVGALAIIAPKYPARLRTFLLTLAVVDDVGALAAIALFYSEKINLVPLVIAVALCGCLIAVRYLPPALRGLAYSVLAVGLWLALFAGGVHPTLAGVAVALVIPVFTPERQRVEAAVEVIRVFRQSPNSQYARAATRSLRDSISINERLVTAFSPYVSFAVLPVFALANAGVHLDAGTITEAARSPLTWGVVVGLVAGKLIGITGATWLVQRTGLGRLAPGLTLRRVAGGAALSGIGFTIALFIVDIAIVDPRSQDLARVGVLAASVVAFALGWAIFRLTDRLSPPVAVGLKLVRDIDPDRDHYRGRVDAPLTLVEYGDFECPFCSRATGSIDEVRAHFGDDLLYVWRHLPLERVHPRSVDAARASEAAALQGKFFEMGAKMFEFQDFLEWQHIYRYADQVGCDIARFDDDVHSAKVLHRVDDDAQDAEVMDLNGTPTFFVNGVRHKGPYDSASLIRALEATRTR